ATCAGATGCTGTAATTTTTAACTAACTGTAGGTACACCAGTTTCTGCATAATCTGTCAAAGCAGAGAAAGATCAACGTAACACCTAAATGGCACATTGTTCACAATGCTGATCTAGGTTGTGATACAGACTAACCAGTTTGATTTACTTCTTTACCTTCTTTTAGCTTCATAGATGGGTTGTTTAAGAGTGCACTTTATCCTAAGAGTTCAAGACAAAATGTGCTTAGGTCttagatatataaatatattaaattacaATTTTGGAGAAGTTTCAAAAAAGCAAAATTTCCCTATCTGTTTAACATCTCTTTACAAATGTTCTTTGAAACTGTGTCTTGAAGATAAACCTGCTCCTCttctctttaaaaatgttgctgttcTGTAAAGAATGCATGACAATTGGAAGGctgttcagattttcttttttttgaagtACTTAAACATATGactggtattttatttttatttttattttattttttgcatggtcaattacattgtttttgttttgccctaatggatttgttttgctttttagaCGCAGTACTCCTTCAAAAAAGTCTTTGGCGTTTCTGTCGATCAGATGGAGCTCTTTGAGCATGTGGCCAAACCTCTCATCGTTGACCTCATTCATGGGAAAAATGGTAAGAGCAGAGATCAGATACAGGACTGTATGTTTTAATATGCAGTGCTGTTGAGTTGTCTACAGAGGCACAGAGCTGCTATAATAGCAAAAGTAAGATAGAGCTATATCGTGTAATTTTCTTTTGCTTGGGTGGTAGCTTTAAGCTTCTACTGTTCAGTTCCTGTATTATTATGGCATCTCTAGCCTTTTCTTCTGTTCAAATTCAATGCTGGCTGATAATAGTATGGTCTTTTTGTGGCAGGTCTGCTCTTCACATACGGTGTCACGGGAAGTGGAAAGACTTTCACCATGACTGGTTCTCCGGGTCAGGGCGGGTTGCTGCCCCGCTCCCTTGACATGCTCTTCAACAGCATCGACCCTTATCAGGCCAAAAGATATGTAAGACAGCCGCACACAATGAGGATATTTTGAGTCCACGTCACTTCCTGTCAGGTTTTCTGAACTTTGTCTAATGGAGTCTTCTCTGATCAGGTTTTTAAGACTGATGATAAAAACGGTGTGGATCTTCAGTGTGAAGTTGATGCTTTGTTGGAGCGTCAGAGGCGGGACAACGCTTTGAACATTTCCAAAACTCCCTCCTCCAGGTAAACGACAACGtgaagctgtgaaacagaaacAAGCGGCTCTTCAATACTTTGCGACTGGATTACTAAATATCAGTGTGTGTAATTTGCCACTTTTAGACAGAGGGTAGATCCTGAAATCGGTGACATGCTCAAACAAGAGGAGGCTTGTAAAGCAGACGGTGTGGACGAGGACAGCAGCTACAGCGTCTTTGTCTCCTATATTGAAATCTATAACAACTACATCTACGACCTCCTGGAGGAAATGCAGGAAGATGCAATCAAGCCAAAGTAAGTTTCTAGAATGAGGTGTACACATAGGCTTGAAACGCATGCTTAATTATATTGTTTGACCTGTACAGTCTTCATTAAGGCGTTTTTAATAGTTTCCTGACAGAGCAGCTAGAGGACAAAACTGTTGTCTTCTTTTTGCTAGGTGGAATGGTGGAGGGACTCCTTTGCGCCAGAACACAGAGTTCACGTACGTGGCCATCGAATACTCATCAGTATAGCTGCATGATTTAGCCGAGCTGTCCTGTTCCTCACATGGGATTTCAGAATATATCCCTTATAGTAACGGGGAGTTTTTTGCAAGTGTGGTGGAAAGAGCCATCTAAATACACTGCTAGGTGTTTCATAGAATATTTGTTAGTCTCTTATTTCTGAAAACAGAGTCCATAATAGATTCcaaatgatttttatttctatctcTGTGAAACAAAAGATGCTAAATGCAAAATTTAACTCAAAagtgtatttaaataaataggtAAATTGaattaagtaaaacaaaatcccaTATCAGTTCACCATTAAAacaccatattttttttttcattgggaCCACAGGATGGAAATGGGCTCAACTTGgaggcagcagcatcattcttGTGACATTACAAAATAAGTTTTGTATTTGCAAAGTGGAATATGTCTTAAAAGACATGCCgttgttttctcttttatctaTATTTGGATAagcatggtaaaaaaaagagaaggaaattatagaaaaacaaaaggcacaATTTGTGTTTAAAGCTCTTCTCTTGTGCCTACTTGCATGTAATGGTTTATGCTCTTTATCTGTAGCATGAAAGACGGTTTCACTTCAGTGAATAACGGTCttatctaactttttttttttttttttttgctgtagacCACCTCAATCTAAAACCCTTAGAGAGGATCAGAATCACAACATGTATGTGGCGGGCTGTATGGAGGTGGAAGTCAAGTCTGCTGAGGAAGCGTTTCAAGTTTTCTGGAGAGGTGAGAGTTTCCGTGAAATCGGGATACAAATGAGCCTTAGAGAAAGGAAACACTGCAGTGATGATTTTTAGATGCAACTGACCTGGAATTGCTGATCTCCGGGTCGGCTCTGTCCAGGAAATGAATCTGGTTAATCTTCTCTCTGAGCAGGTTGGAAAGATCTGTAGTTTTGTGCCATAAATTGTTGGGATGAATTAAACCTGCCCATCACAATTCTGCATTTAACCTTTTTAGTAACATCTGtgaattttctcttttttttttttttttttgcaggtcaaAAGAGAAGAAAGGTTGCAAATACTCGGCTTAACAGAGAGTCGAGCCGATCGCACAGTGTTTTTATTATCAAGCTGGCTCAGGCTCCTCTGGATGCAGACGGTGATAACATTCTCCAGGTGAGCTGCGACTAAACCTTTCCCACAGTtcataacacattttaaagtccCCCAGCTGTTAAGTTAAAATTTatacttatatttttttctttttttttttttcctcctttcaaTTTTCAGGACAAAAACCAGGTGAGTGTCAGCCAGCTGTGTCTGGTCGACTTGGCAGGAAGCGAGCGCACTGGTAGGACGGGAGCCGAAGGCACGCGGATCCGTGAAGCAGGTCCGTTAATCACGGAGACAATTTTACGCCTAAATCTTTCGCTCCGTCTAACACGTTTTGCCACACAGGAAACATTAACCAGTCTCTCCTGAATCTGCGGACGTGCATTGAAATACTTCGGGAGAACCAAATGTGTGGCACTAACAAAGTAAGAGCTGCCAGGTGAAAACGAAAACCATTGTTTGCGTTCGAACCACGCATTAAATGTAGCGTTTGTGTTCATAGATGGTGCCGTACAGAGACTCCAAAGTCACCCACctgtttaaaaactattttgacGGAGAAGGAAAGGTCCGGATGGTCGTCTGCGTCAACCCCAATGCAGGGGATTATGAGGAAACAATGGCAAGTTGATCTCACAGATTCAGTGTCATGCTAAATGGGTTAAATGgtaccactttttttttttccccgtttccTTTTTCCTAACCAATGTCCTGTCTGTGCAGCTGGTGATGCGTTTTGCAGAGATGAcccaggaggtggaggtggctcGTCCAGTGGACAGGCCCATATGTGGCTTTACTCCAGGACGCCGCCATCGGAACCAGACTTCAAAAGAGGAGCTTTCTCACAGGTTGGAGGAGCGTAGTAGTCCGATAGACAACGGTAAGAATGCTACACAAGTCTAATAGGTTGAGAAACATAGTTACAGATGTAATAGCTGCATATATTCTTtcaaagacacattttaaatgaaaccagTCAGATCATATCACCTTAAAATGTCTTGATGTCTGAAGGACTTTCGGTTCAGAACATTGCACTCTTATTCACTCAtttgtttttagatgtttaaatcctggtgtaactttttttttttttttgtgcctttaTTGATTCCTCGTtcatctgttatttttattcatccatcTTACAGTATGTAGCTTCCATAAATTCTGTATCCGTAGCCTGACTGCTACAGATACCGTGCAGTGTTTTCTCTATTATCAAGGATAATActgcagaactgctaaaaaGGTCACCTTCCAAGTTGAcagcttatttaaaaaaaataaaaaaaattggcacgattttgtagtccaagcttaAAGATGATTAAGCAACAAGTGGGCGCAGTTCATTGCATCGTCCTCCAGCATACTCCAAAAATGGCTGACCGGGGTGTGAAGTGTCTCCTCTGCGTTTTTAAAAGGCCGCACCAAAACGAGGTGGTGCGTTCAAGCGACTGGAGCAAACGACCGATCTACTTGTTAGCCTTATGTACTGGTGCAACACAGAGATGCTGCAAATGAGTTTCTAGTGATGCAACAGGCATAATATTGGTGATCACACCGAAACGAGTCGCTGGTGTTGATAAATCTGCACTTTTGTCTTGTTgtgacaaccaatcaggaactggatgtgaTGTGGAAGTTAAGCTGATAGTGATAGACTGCTgtcggcctgagttgtatgactcaaccaattactacagagacaagtccagaaaggacgTAGCCCTGAACAGATTCAATGGGAGCCAACCaggattgataatgtgcagaatgtagagtgctacacattttCAATCTGGTTTGTTAGATTAGAGTAAAAATCAATTCtgtggattttttaaaaaaaattttcccTAAAGTATATTAATAAAGGGCTTACCTTAGAGACCGAGACCCTtgattatttacaaataaaacaagccTGAGCTCATGTGGGGCTTTTTTACCCAGGAGTTGGCTTAGTTCTAGTAAAGAGAATTCCTAGTTCATAGGATTTAGCTTTAGGACCATTTTATGTTCCTAAACAGGTTGGAGATAAATTTTCAGCTCCAGCAAGACTGTGACAAGGCAAGTTCAATAAATGCATGAATGAGGGAGGTTGTGGAGGCGAGTAAAGGTCTTCCACCCTGAGTACTGACCTCAACCTGACTGGAATGCAACAAAGAGGAGCCTGTTAGCCAGCCCTTCTGGTCCTACaccagtgtctgacctcacaaatgctcAAAACCTTGAATTCTCATAAACGGAATTGAAAGCCTTCTTGAAAGAGTCGAAGTAGGAATATCTGCAGACGCTGAGCTGACGTCATTAAAAGGAGAACGTCAGAACTTTCATCTTTAAATCAAGTTGTTTTTGATGTCTATGATCCTTGGATGCGTCCAGTTTTCTGTTGCATTAGAAACGGTGTTAAGGGGCTGAACTGGTCCTGTTTCTTCAGGTGGAATCTCCGTTCTGAACGGCATGGCGCTGAGCCTGCCGCCTCTGCCCTCGTCTGAACTGACTGACCCCAACGATGAGATCACCCTGCCCCGGCTGATTGAAGCGCTGCAGAACAGACAGAGGATCCGGCAGATGATGGTTGAGGAATGCAGCCGAGCAGGTGCCTGCCCAGAGCTCCTTTCCCACGGGCCGTCTGTTTCTGGTCTCGCCTCACCTTCCGTTTCTTCTCGTTTTAGCCAACATGATGAAGTCTATGCTTCAAGAACTGGACTCCAACCTCATTTCCAAAGAGAATTTAATCCACGAACAAAACGGCAGACTTGCAGAGAAAGACCGAGCGATCCAGAGCAACAAGACTGAGATCGAACGTTTAGAGAAGAAGGCCAAGATGCAAGAAAACAAGGTTCTGCCTTAACTTAAAACTACTGGTGTgtagacgtttttttttttgtttgtttgtttttctaaaggTTTCTCATGACTCTGTTCCAGATCGTCATTTTGCAGAAAACAACTAAGATCTACGAGGATGACAAGCGTTCCCTGCAGCAGGAGCTGGAAACCAGGGGGCACAGACTGCAGAGAGAGCTCTCCGACAAGAGGCGCATGGAGCAGCGCATGCAGGGCATGGTCTCAGACACTCAGCACAAGTGGGAGAAGGAATGTGTAAGTCGCAGCGAGCACGCCGCCGCTTTCACGTTACATTTGGGGCGCCGTCGGACTTTGAGGCGAGTAACATTGTCGCTGTTGTGCAGGAGAAACGTGTGAACGCGATGCAGCTCGAGATGCAGAACAAGCTGTGGGTTAAAGATGAAAAGCTGAAGCAACTCAAGGCTATAGTAACAGAGAGCAAGACTCCTGGTCGTTCTGATGCTCCCCCGCGTCAGACTCAGCCTCAAACTCAGCCTCAGAGACCCTCCAGGGAGGAGAGACCCTCCAGGGAGGAGAGACCCTCCAGGGAGGAGCGACCCTCCAGGGAGAAGCGACCCTCCAGGGAGGAGCGACCCCCAGCAAAGAGATCGGCATCACCGTCTCCTCTTCCTGTATGTTGCCTCCTTCGAAATCGGCTCACggtctttttatttgttttatggaAAATAGTTTATAGTTTAAGAGTATCCCTGACTAATGATGCTGTTGCCTTTCTGCAACTCTGGTTCTGGCTGTGAGACTGCGCAGCTTTCTGTTTGTTCATGTTGTATTTGTACTTCTGATCTCATCTCCAATGTGCATGTCCACTTTGCTCCTCAGAGCCCCGTTGAGTCCCCTCAGGTCAGTCCAGTGCCAGGGTCACCTGCAGTCAGAACCGTTAACCTTGAGGAGGTTGAGATGAACCCCAGGCCGATATGTCCGCTCCCCAGCAGCAACAGTTCCTTATCGGTGTCGATTTCGGACTGCTTGCTGGAGCAGCAGGTAGCTCCGGACAGCAGGCAGGGTTTACCGTCCCCTAGTGCTCCCAAAGGAACCCAGTCTCCCGTCGGTTCCTCCGCCCCCCGAGCCAAGAGAAGAGGAGAGTGCTGTAGTAGACAGGAAGGGGCCGGCCTCCCGTCTCCCACTTTTGTCCTTGACTTGATAGAGAGAAG
This genomic stretch from Fundulus heteroclitus isolate FHET01 chromosome 2, MU-UCD_Fhet_4.1, whole genome shotgun sequence harbors:
- the kif23 gene encoding kinesin-like protein KIF23 isoform X1 gives rise to the protein MNRQAKCKTPRRPPPKKPPNSQKDPVGVYLRVRPLAAEDEECCIEVISGTTVQLHAPEGFKVNRNGEYKETQYSFKKVFGVSVDQMELFEHVAKPLIVDLIHGKNGLLFTYGVTGSGKTFTMTGSPGQGGLLPRSLDMLFNSIDPYQAKRYVFKTDDKNGVDLQCEVDALLERQRRDNALNISKTPSSRQRVDPEIGDMLKQEEACKADGVDEDSSYSVFVSYIEIYNNYIYDLLEEMQEDAIKPKWNGGGTPLRQNTEFTPPQSKTLREDQNHNMYVAGCMEVEVKSAEEAFQVFWRGQKRRKVANTRLNRESSRSHSVFIIKLAQAPLDADGDNILQDKNQVSVSQLCLVDLAGSERTGRTGAEGTRIREAGNINQSLLNLRTCIEILRENQMCGTNKMVPYRDSKVTHLFKNYFDGEGKVRMVVCVNPNAGDYEETMLVMRFAEMTQEVEVARPVDRPICGFTPGRRHRNQTSKEELSHRLEERSSPIDNGGISVLNGMALSLPPLPSSELTDPNDEITLPRLIEALQNRQRIRQMMVEECSRAANMMKSMLQELDSNLISKENLIHEQNGRLAEKDRAIQSNKTEIERLEKKAKMQENKIVILQKTTKIYEDDKRSLQQELETRGHRLQRELSDKRRMEQRMQGMVSDTQHKWEKECEKRVNAMQLEMQNKLWVKDEKLKQLKAIVTESKTPGRSDAPPRQTQPQTQPQRPSREERPSREERPSREERPSREKRPSREERPPAKRSASPSPLPSPVESPQVSPVPGSPAVRTVNLEEVEMNPRPICPLPSSNSSLSVSISDCLLEQQVAPDSRQGLPSPSAPKGTQSPVGSSAPRAKRRGECCSRQEGAGLPSPTFVLDLIERSNRTTTPVRPLHRRSRSAGGEKWVDHKPTSSLDLGTVLQPVIPNAIQVSTPSEKALSKCDRYVLTHQEVASDGEIQTKLIKGDVIKTRGGGQAVQFTDIETLKQELATVQSRKRKSSEGTLPSGDQTGGSWTDVETRCSVALEMKAGSNMGPGFEHHGITKRRKP
- the kif23 gene encoding kinesin-like protein KIF23 isoform X7, whose translation is MNRQAKCKTPRRPPPKKPPNSQKDPVGVYLRVRPLAAEDEECCIEVISGTTVQLHAPEGFKVNRNGEYKETQYSFKKVFGVSVDQMELFEHVAKPLIVDLIHGKNGLLFTYGVTGSGKTFTMTGSPGQGGLLPRSLDMLFNSIDPYQAKRYVFKTDDKNGVDLQCEVDALLERQRRDNALNISKTPSSRQRVDPEIGDMLKQEEACKADGVDEDSSYSVFVSYIEIYNNYIYDLLEEMQEDAIKPKWNGGGTPLRQNTEFTPPQSKTLREDQNHNMYVAGCMEVEVKSAEEAFQVFWRGQKRRKVANTRLNRESSRSHSVFIIKLAQAPLDADGDNILQDKNQVSVSQLCLVDLAGSERTGRTGAEGTRIREAGNINQSLLNLRTCIEILRENQMCGTNKMVPYRDSKVTHLFKNYFDGEGKVRMVVCVNPNAGDYEETMLVMRFAEMTQEVEVARPVDRPICGFTPGRRHRNQTSKEELSHRLEERSSPIDNGGISVLNGMALSLPPLPSSELTDPNDEITLPRLIEALQNRQRIRQMMVEECSRAANMMKSMLQELDSNLISKENLIHEQNGRLAEKDRAIQSNKTEIERLEKKAKMQENKIVILQKTTKIYEDDKRSLQQELETRGHRLQRELSDKRRMEQRMQGMVSDTQHKWEKECEKRVNAMQLEMQNKLWVKDEKLKQLKAIVTESKTPGRSDAPPRQTQPQTQPQRPSREERPSREKRPSREERPPAKRSASPSPLPTTTPVRPLHRRSRSAGGEKWVDHKPTSSLDLGTVLQPVIPNAIQVSTPSEKALSKCDRYVLTHQEVASDGEIQTKLIKGDVIKTRGGGQAVQFTDIETLKQELATVQSRKRKSSEGTLPSGDQTGGSWTDVETRCSVALEMKAGSNMGPGFEHHGITKRRKP
- the kif23 gene encoding kinesin-like protein KIF23 isoform X3, with amino-acid sequence MNRQAKCKTPRRPPPKKPPNSQKDPVGVYLRVRPLAAEDEECCIEVISGTTVQLHAPEGFKVNRNGEYKETQYSFKKVFGVSVDQMELFEHVAKPLIVDLIHGKNGLLFTYGVTGSGKTFTMTGSPGQGGLLPRSLDMLFNSIDPYQAKRYVFKTDDKNGVDLQCEVDALLERQRRDNALNISKTPSSRQRVDPEIGDMLKQEEACKADGVDEDSSYSVFVSYIEIYNNYIYDLLEEMQEDAIKPKWNGGGTPLRQNTEFTPPQSKTLREDQNHNMYVAGCMEVEVKSAEEAFQVFWRGQKRRKVANTRLNRESSRSHSVFIIKLAQAPLDADGDNILQDKNQVSVSQLCLVDLAGSERTGRTGAEGTRIREAGNINQSLLNLRTCIEILRENQMCGTNKMVPYRDSKVTHLFKNYFDGEGKVRMVVCVNPNAGDYEETMLVMRFAEMTQEVEVARPVDRPICGFTPGRRHRNQTSKEELSHRLEERSSPIDNGGISVLNGMALSLPPLPSSELTDPNDEITLPRLIEALQNRQRIRQMMVEECSRAANMMKSMLQELDSNLISKENLIHEQNGRLAEKDRAIQSNKTEIERLEKKAKMQENKIVILQKTTKIYEDDKRSLQQELETRGHRLQRELSDKRRMEQRMQGMVSDTQHKWEKECEKRVNAMQLEMQNKLWVKDEKLKQLKAIVTESKTPGRSDAPPRQTQPQTQPQRPSREERPSREKRPSREERPPAKRSASPSPLPSPVESPQVSPVPGSPAVRTVNLEEVEMNPRPICPLPSSNSSLSVSISDCLLEQQVAPDSRQGLPSPSAPKGTQSPVGSSAPRAKRRGECCSRQEGAGLPSPTFVLDLIERSNRTTTPVRPLHRRSRSAGGEKWVDHKPTSSLDLGTVLQPVIPNAIQVSTPSEKALSKCDRYVLTHQEVASDGEIQTKLIKGDVIKTRGGGQAVQFTDIETLKQELATVQSRKRKSSEGTLPSGDQTGGSWTDVETRCSVALEMKAGSNMGPGFEHHGITKRRKP
- the kif23 gene encoding kinesin-like protein KIF23 isoform X5, producing MNRQAKCKTPRRPPPKKPPNSQKDPVGVYLRVRPLAAEDEECCIEVISGTTVQLHAPEGFKVNRNGEYKETQYSFKKVFGVSVDQMELFEHVAKPLIVDLIHGKNGLLFTYGVTGSGKTFTMTGSPGQGGLLPRSLDMLFNSIDPYQAKRYVFKTDDKNGVDLQCEVDALLERQRRDNALNISKTPSSRQRVDPEIGDMLKQEEACKADGVDEDSSYSVFVSYIEIYNNYIYDLLEEMQEDAIKPKWNGGGTPLRQNTEFTPPQSKTLREDQNHNMYVAGCMEVEVKSAEEAFQVFWRGQKRRKVANTRLNRESSRSHSVFIIKLAQAPLDADGDNILQDKNQVSVSQLCLVDLAGSERTGRTGAEGTRIREAGNINQSLLNLRTCIEILRENQMCGTNKMVPYRDSKVTHLFKNYFDGEGKVRMVVCVNPNAGDYEETMLVMRFAEMTQEVEVARPVDRPICGFTPGRRHRNQTSKEELSHRLEERSSPIDNGGISVLNGMALSLPPLPSSELTDPNDEITLPRLIEALQNRQRIRQMMVEECSRAANMMKSMLQELDSNLISKENLIHEQNGRLAEKDRAIQSNKTEIERLEKKAKMQENKIVILQKTTKIYEDDKRSLQQELETRGHRLQRELSDKRRMEQRMQGMVSDTQHKWEKECEKRVNAMQLEMQNKLWVKDEKLKQLKAIVTESKTPGRSDAPPRQTQPQTQPQRPSREERPSREERPPAKRSASPSPLPSPVESPQVSPVPGSPAVRTVNLEEVEMNPRPICPLPSSNSSLSVSISDCLLEQQVAPDSRQGLPSPSAPKGTQSPVGSSAPRAKRRGECCSRQEGAGLPSPTFVLDLIERSNRTTTPVRPLHRRSRSAGGEKWVDHKPTSSLDLGTVLQPVIPNAIQVSTPSEKALSKCDRYVLTHQEVASDGEIQTKLIKGDVIKTRGGGQAVQFTDIETLKQELATVQSRKRKSSEGTLPSGDQTGGSWTDVETRCSVALEMKAGSNMGPGFEHHGITKRRKP
- the kif23 gene encoding kinesin-like protein KIF23 isoform X4, which produces MNRQAKCKTPRRPPPKKPPNSQKDPVGVYLRVRPLAAEDEECCIEVISGTTVQLHAPEGFKVNRNGEYKETQYSFKKVFGVSVDQMELFEHVAKPLIVDLIHGKNGLLFTYGVTGSGKTFTMTGSPGQGGLLPRSLDMLFNSIDPYQAKRYVFKTDDKNGVDLQCEVDALLERQRRDNALNISKTPSSRQRVDPEIGDMLKQEEACKADGVDEDSSYSVFVSYIEIYNNYIYDLLEEMQEDAIKPKPPQSKTLREDQNHNMYVAGCMEVEVKSAEEAFQVFWRGQKRRKVANTRLNRESSRSHSVFIIKLAQAPLDADGDNILQDKNQVSVSQLCLVDLAGSERTGRTGAEGTRIREAGNINQSLLNLRTCIEILRENQMCGTNKMVPYRDSKVTHLFKNYFDGEGKVRMVVCVNPNAGDYEETMLVMRFAEMTQEVEVARPVDRPICGFTPGRRHRNQTSKEELSHRLEERSSPIDNGGISVLNGMALSLPPLPSSELTDPNDEITLPRLIEALQNRQRIRQMMVEECSRAANMMKSMLQELDSNLISKENLIHEQNGRLAEKDRAIQSNKTEIERLEKKAKMQENKIVILQKTTKIYEDDKRSLQQELETRGHRLQRELSDKRRMEQRMQGMVSDTQHKWEKECEKRVNAMQLEMQNKLWVKDEKLKQLKAIVTESKTPGRSDAPPRQTQPQTQPQRPSREERPSREERPSREERPSREKRPSREERPPAKRSASPSPLPSPVESPQVSPVPGSPAVRTVNLEEVEMNPRPICPLPSSNSSLSVSISDCLLEQQVAPDSRQGLPSPSAPKGTQSPVGSSAPRAKRRGECCSRQEGAGLPSPTFVLDLIERSNRTTTPVRPLHRRSRSAGGEKWVDHKPTSSLDLGTVLQPVIPNAIQVSTPSEKALSKCDRYVLTHQEVASDGEIQTKLIKGDVIKTRGGGQAVQFTDIETLKQELATVQSRKRKSSEGTLPSGDQTGGSWTDVETRCSVALEMKAGSNMGPGFEHHGITKRRKP
- the kif23 gene encoding kinesin-like protein KIF23 isoform X8: MNRQAKCKTPRRPPPKKPPNSQKDPVGVYLRVRPLAAEDEECCIEVISGTTVQLHAPEGFKVNRNGEYKETQYSFKKVFGVSVDQMELFEHVAKPLIVDLIHGKNGLLFTYGVTGSGKTFTMTGSPGQGGLLPRSLDMLFNSIDPYQAKRYVFKTDDKNGVDLQCEVDALLERQRRDNALNISKTPSSRQRVDPEIGDMLKQEEACKADGVDEDSSYSVFVSYIEIYNNYIYDLLEEMQEDAIKPKWNGGGTPLRQNTEFTPPQSKTLREDQNHNMYVAGCMEVEVKSAEEAFQVFWRGQKRRKVANTRLNRESSRSHSVFIIKLAQAPLDADGDNILQDKNQVSVSQLCLVDLAGSERTGRTGAEGTRIREAGNINQSLLNLRTCIEILRENQMCGTNKMVPYRDSKVTHLFKNYFDGEGKVRMVVCVNPNAGDYEETMLVMRFAEMTQEVEVARPVDRPICGFTPGRRHRNQTSKEELSHRLEERSSPIDNGGISVLNGMALSLPPLPSSELTDPNDEITLPRLIEALQNRQRIRQMMVEECSRAANMMKSMLQELDSNLISKENLIHEQNGRLAEKDRAIQSNKTEIERLEKKAKMQENKIVILQKTTKIYEDDKRSLQQELETRGHRLQRELSDKRRMEQRMQGMVSDTQHKWEKECEKRVNAMQLEMQNKLWVKDEKLKQLKAIVTESKTPGRSDAPPRQTQPQTQPQRPSREERPSREERPPAKRSASPSPLPTTTPVRPLHRRSRSAGGEKWVDHKPTSSLDLGTVLQPVIPNAIQVSTPSEKALSKCDRYVLTHQEVASDGEIQTKLIKGDVIKTRGGGQAVQFTDIETLKQELATVQSRKRKSSEGTLPSGDQTGGSWTDVETRCSVALEMKAGSNMGPGFEHHGITKRRKP
- the kif23 gene encoding kinesin-like protein KIF23 isoform X6; the encoded protein is MNRQAKCKTPRRPPPKKPPNSQKDPVGVYLRVRPLAAEDEECCIEVISGTTVQLHAPEGFKVNRNGEYKETQYSFKKVFGVSVDQMELFEHVAKPLIVDLIHGKNGLLFTYGVTGSGKTFTMTGSPGQGGLLPRSLDMLFNSIDPYQAKRYVFKTDDKNGVDLQCEVDALLERQRRDNALNISKTPSSRQRVDPEIGDMLKQEEACKADGVDEDSSYSVFVSYIEIYNNYIYDLLEEMQEDAIKPKWNGGGTPLRQNTEFTPPQSKTLREDQNHNMYVAGCMEVEVKSAEEAFQVFWRGQKRRKVANTRLNRESSRSHSVFIIKLAQAPLDADGDNILQDKNQVSVSQLCLVDLAGSERTGRTGAEGTRIREAGNINQSLLNLRTCIEILRENQMCGTNKMVPYRDSKVTHLFKNYFDGEGKVRMVVCVNPNAGDYEETMLVMRFAEMTQEVEVARPVDRPICGFTPGRRHRNQTSKEELSHRLEERSSPIDNGGISVLNGMALSLPPLPSSELTDPNDEITLPRLIEALQNRQRIRQMMVEECSRAANMMKSMLQELDSNLISKENLIHEQNGRLAEKDRAIQSNKTEIERLEKKAKMQENKIVILQKTTKIYEDDKRSLQQELETRGHRLQRELSDKRRMEQRMQGMVSDTQHKWEKECEKRVNAMQLEMQNKLWVKDEKLKQLKAIVTESKTPGRSDAPPRQTQPQTQPQRPSREERPSREERPSREERPSREKRPSREERPPAKRSASPSPLPTTTPVRPLHRRSRSAGGEKWVDHKPTSSLDLGTVLQPVIPNAIQVSTPSEKALSKCDRYVLTHQEVASDGEIQTKLIKGDVIKTRGGGQAVQFTDIETLKQELATVQSRKRKSSEGTLPSGDQTGGSWTDVETRCSVALEMKAGSNMGPGFEHHGITKRRKP
- the kif23 gene encoding kinesin-like protein KIF23 isoform X9; the encoded protein is MNRQAKCKTPRRPPPKKPPNSQKDPVGVYLRVRPLAAEDEECCIEVISGTTVQLHAPEGFKVNRNGEYKETQYSFKKVFGVSVDQMELFEHVAKPLIVDLIHGKNGLLFTYGVTGSGKTFTMTGSPGQGGLLPRSLDMLFNSIDPYQAKRYVFKTDDKNGVDLQCEVDALLERQRRDNALNISKTPSSRQRVDPEIGDMLKQEEACKADGVDEDSSYSVFVSYIEIYNNYIYDLLEEMQEDAIKPKPPQSKTLREDQNHNMYVAGCMEVEVKSAEEAFQVFWRGQKRRKVANTRLNRESSRSHSVFIIKLAQAPLDADGDNILQDKNQVSVSQLCLVDLAGSERTGRTGAEGTRIREAGNINQSLLNLRTCIEILRENQMCGTNKMVPYRDSKVTHLFKNYFDGEGKVRMVVCVNPNAGDYEETMLVMRFAEMTQEVEVARPVDRPICGFTPGRRHRNQTSKEELSHRLEERSSPIDNGGISVLNGMALSLPPLPSSELTDPNDEITLPRLIEALQNRQRIRQMMVEECSRAANMMKSMLQELDSNLISKENLIHEQNGRLAEKDRAIQSNKTEIERLEKKAKMQENKIVILQKTTKIYEDDKRSLQQELETRGHRLQRELSDKRRMEQRMQGMVSDTQHKWEKECEKRVNAMQLEMQNKLWVKDEKLKQLKAIVTESKTPGRSDAPPRQTQPQTQPQRPSREERPSREERPSREERPSREKRPSREERPPAKRSASPSPLPTTTPVRPLHRRSRSAGGEKWVDHKPTSSLDLGTVLQPVIPNAIQVSTPSEKALSKCDRYVLTHQEVASDGEIQTKLIKGDVIKTRGGGQAVQFTDIETLKQELATVQSRKRKSSEGTLPSGDQTGGSWTDVETRCSVALEMKAGSNMGPGFEHHGITKRRKP